aacATCCGATGGCAACTTTCCTATTATATAGATTAAGGAGTAATGTTGCCGATAAAGCCATTAACATTCACAGTTATTAGATTCCTAGTTTCAGTTGCCAATTCTCTTTTTTACAAAGGATACGATTGATTGCAGTGTTGTTAAATAATGGGCTCGAATGTACTTCTCGTATATCTATAACAGACTGCTTCGTCACACGATAATAttccaaaattaaacttttccaTGCTGCTATTTGTTTAGCTTTAGTATCCGTGTGAGGTTGGAGACTGGAGAAGTGTATAGATGATGAAACAAACAAATTATATTCGATAAGCATTTAATATTTGAgaagtgttatatgacattaTTTAAGGGATTCGTGTATAGCCCTACTTTATCCATGAGTTATTTAACCTCAATACTTGTTATTGTGTACTTATATTAGTATTATCGTTATGATTTTTTACAGAGATTTTCTTTCGGATGCTaagatattgaaatataaaaattatggtTAAATTATAATCTAGCATATGTGATTACTGTAACCCCTTGACACTCACgtaaaaaaaggaggaaaactaTATTGCCACGGCCACTCGATCTCTGCCATTGCTAACAATATTCAACAATATTGATCAATGTGTCCAGAATGCCCAATGAATCATGTTACTATCAATTATTACGCCTTTTCGATATTTGTATTTGCTTTTATGAAGCTACAAGAGAATTCGTTTACGTAGAAAATTATATAGCTGATAGCATTAAAAATAGgctgaaaaataaatgattaaaTTCAAAGTTAAATGTCagagatgggaaacgaaaccaTCGACAAAGTAGAGGATAGACCCATCatccaatgtaattttgtgcACGAGCGAttaagtagccgaatatgagacccatttcttaaaatcatcataactcttgactgagaacacttttattaaaattcgatacacgttttaaaagtacattATGTATTCACACATTGCTCTGTATTTGTTGTCATTGTAGTAAAATTATAGACTGACGTCAGTAACGCTCGATATGTATTACTCGAATGATTCCAATGTAGCGCGCAGGTACGTATTTCAAAGCGtacgtaaagagacaaatacgcatgcgcgactAACTATGCAGTCTATGCACTCAACGCGCGAAACGGAAGGCACCCCCAGTTTTGGGAAATGGTTAGATGCACATACATACTGGGACCCCACAAACCGGTGATAAAAAAATGCATTGGGTGATACGTCTATTATTCTATGCCTCGTTTGTgtttcagtcctcaaattatgggtcggtaacacagtttgggtggtgaCACGAACTCCcgtaaggtgataggtctatcctatacttcgtctgtGCCTAAATGTACCTATCTACTTCTCTGGTCTGTGATTATGATTATATCAATAGAATATCATCTCGGATTTCAACTGGTGTTGCCATCTGCAGCAAGTGAAACAAACTTTCGGTTCTCTTAAATATTTAccgtttttcttttaaatgtttgataggtgaaaaatttgacacggaaaataaataaaatgcggATTTATTGAACGACACGCATAAATCGGTATATGTCACCGTACATCGATATTTCTTTGTGTATAAGGTACGATTCCTCGTAAGTTTTTACATTGGAGAATTTTAACCTTACATTGGCTCTTTCCAATAACGAATGTCATAAATGATATTTGACAACACATTTTTAGAACTTTTCGTGGAAGATATTCTGAAGATTATAAGGTGTACAGTGGCACGttgcatttctttattttaaagctataaTCTGCTGGTTTTCTTCAATTTCGATCAAAGTAGGGTTAGCATTCGAATGGAAATAATGCCGTTCTCGTTGACGCAGTTCCTTTTATTATCGCGGATTATGTTCCCGcttattttttgataattttcgccGTCGATTTATCTATTTTCAGATTGCTGCACAAAATATGATTACTTTAAGAGGAAAATTGAAAAAGGAGGCTGATATAGCAATCTCGAAAAGCAGAGATTATAACAAACGCATTTCAGTCCGTGATAAATTGCTAATCAAAGAGGTACAGTGCTATGTAGGAACGTTTGAAGTTATTTGAGAATTTCAGATTAATGGTAACTAGCAACGGTACATCGGGGCCTTCTCAAAGTTTTATAATGTTCCCCGTTTATTCAGGTTCAGGAAATGGAACAGACTTTACCCACTACGTGTCAAATAACGTTTAACGATCCACATCGCCTTCACGAATTTACACTTCTGATCGTTCCTGAGGAAGGGTATTGGACCGGAGGAAAATTTTACTTTCAGATATATATACCCGATGATTATAATATGGCTGTAATTATATCCACTtttaacgtcgatatttctGTTAAACAGTTACTGCAAAAGCATCTTTTCAGCCTccaaaagtgaattgtttaacAAAACTGTGGCATCCTAATATAAGCGAGGACGGCGACGTTTGCCTTTCGTTATTAAGACAGAATAGTATAGATGGAATGGGATGGGCACCAACTCGTAAGCTTAAGGACGTTGTATGGGGTTTGAACTCCCTTTTCACAGTGAGTCTCGACAATGTAATATCGTGCACGATCTACGTTTTATCACTCACATCTTGCAATATTCTTCTCAGGATCTTTTAAATTTCGATGATCCTTTAAATAGAGATGCAGCTgatctatttataaaaaatgaggAATCATTCCGAAGAAAGGTGAAAGATTACGTTATGCAATTCGCGAAGAGATGATTCGCGTTAGAGCGTAAGGCTATAatgtaattgtacattcgtggAATTTTCCGTGTTTCGGCAAGAATTCAAAAATCTCGATTAAAACGGTTCTTTTTTGAAGtgatatgtatttaatattttgcTACTAGTCTTCTCATTTTAGGGAGATCACATTTGTTGCCTTCGGTTCTGTTATTCTTACGCAGCTTTCAATTGTTACGATCCTTCATTGCGGTTTACGATTACAATTTACGTGTAATTAatgtgtaattaaataaaataattcatgaTAGAGCATTGTAATGATGGaagataatttgtaaataaactcCATATTCAGTAATAAAACTTTATGCCAGTGTATAGTATCAGTATAAGCACGCCTGTTGATATCGTAGGAGAACGTTCGAACTTGAATGATCCATTCTTTCCATTTCATTGTTTAGCATTTATTGGTGATCTTAGAGTATAAGTTTAGAATATAATCATCAGTTTTGTACAATTTCAAAGGGTCCGGTTTGTACCTTGATTCGTTAAAACGCGGCGTAACTTGGCGTTACGTTCCAAATACCGATTCGATCGATTCCTTCTCTCTCTTACTCGTTGGATCTGCAGAGTAATGTATGAGCAGACGGTGGTATCcgttaaaataattaaacgttgtaacaaataaataataacaaaaaagaGAACAAGAAAGGAAAGCTCTCTTGCGCCTCGATTGGCCTTCCCATTCGGCTCGCGTTTCCTTGCGCTCTCCACAAGACACTGACTAGATACGTGCGTGAGATTTTACAGTGAcgcaaggtaaagaaaattggaaaatgaaaCCGCAACTTAATCGTTAGCTTAGTCGTTAGAAGGTGGTGAGCAGTTCCTCCTGTATGCTAGTCGATCTGATTAGCTTCTGCTTCGAGCCCAGCAGGCACTCGCTCGCCAGACTTTGGCTCTCGCACGCCACCTTGGACTTCTCCGCGTGGTACTCTTCGTTGTATTCTTTCAGCCTGTTCCCTAAGAACACGGCCCTCTCGCGTTTCTTGATCATGTAGTCGGTCGGCTGCAGCCACCTGTGCTCGTGGCACTCCTCCACCAGTGGTCTTTTGCTGAAACAAATTAACAAACATAACGCCGTTACTATTACTCCCCCAAACAAACACCCTCCACGCATACAGCATTACTCTGTATACCCGCGACCACTCGTCGCTACAAACCTTGGTGCCCGTTTAAAGACCAGCATAAGGAACCTAGTCGCCTCCTGGCTCAACTCCTTGAACAGATACTCGAATCTGTACCTGACGAACAGTATATTTTGCCTGGTCTCCTCAGGGTCCTTGCCACGGAACGGCGAGATGCCGGACAGCAGAACGTACATCAGCACGCCGACCATCCAGACGTCCGTCTGAGGATGAGCGGGTTCCTCGTTGTACACTTCCGGCGCTCTGTACTCAGGATGGCCGAGTTTCGGGACAGGGGTGCCCAGTTTGCTgacgaaccgagccgagcccaTGTCCACCAGCTTCACCTGGACCGATCTGACGGTGGACATGACCACGTTGTCGGGTTGGATGTCCAGGTGACTGTACCCTCGCCAGTGCAGGTACTGCAGGCCGTCCAACACCTGCAGGATAGCGGTGGCCACGCAGTTCTCCGTGTACTCGTGCCTGCTGGAGAAGTAGGTGAGGATGTCGGCACCCTGAAGCTTCTCCAGGACGAAGACCGCCACGGGCGAGCCCTGCGCCTTGTACGCGGCCTCCAGTATCGCTATCCTCTCGTGTCTCAACGAGCGGAGCGCCTCGAACTCCCTGTTCACCTGCTTCTCCGTGTCAGCGTTCAGCTCCATGATCTTCGCGACTATAACGCGGTCCGTGGCCTTGTCCACCCCCTTCACGACAGCGGCGAACTGGCCCCTGTGGATCTCCGAGATGAAGCTGTACTTGCTCGAGAGGTTCGTCTCGGTGGACCATTCGATGGGCCGCTCCTCGACCGAGTAGTCCATGTGGGGCATGTCTTCCTCCAGCACGATCTCCTGCCCAGCCTCCGTCAGCTCCTGCAGATGCCTCATCGCCCTTGTTATCTGAACCTTCGGGCAGCCGGTCGGCCTGGTCTTGATCAGCTTCGAGGGGATGCCCTTCTCGCTCCAGCCGATGCGGTTGCGCGCCGCCAGCCGGAAGTTGTAGCTCGTGTCTGGCTGCAGGTCCCTCACCAGATAGAATTCGTGGTCGATGTTCGAGCCGAGGTCTATCCACTCGATCGCGTCCCCGTCTCTGATCTGGAGGTTGTAGCAGAGCACCGGAGAGTTGCCGTCGTACTTCGGCTGCTTCCACCGCAGCAGTATTTCCGTGTCTGAGACATCGGCGCTCTGCAAGGGTAAAGATCTGTAAGCAATCGGGTTGGCCCCTAAACGGCCCATTCATAGACACTCAGCGTTACCTCGGGGGAGTCAGGACCCGAAGGTACCAATGCCTCCACCAGTCTGCACCTGACGACAGTCTGCCCCAAAGTGTTCCTCGCGACAACCTTATAGCTGCCCACGTCGTGCTCCTTCGTTGGATTGAAGCTCAGTATGGATCTGCCGTCCTTGTCCTCGGTGACGCTTACCCTCTTGGTCTCCTGGATCATTATGTCGTTCTTGTACCACTGGATCATTGGCTTGGGACTTCCCACCGCCAGGCAGACCAACTGAGCCGGCTTCCCCTCCTCGATCGGTCGAACCTGAGGCTTTTCGCGGAAGAACGGCGGGTGGCCCTCTTTCTTCGACTCCAACATCGCCTCAGCCTCGGCGTAGCTGTCCAACCGCGTTCCCAATTCGTGCTTCAAGCGCCTCAGGGTAAAATTGTCCGATCCGTATCTACTAATCCTCGCTCGCCTCTCGTCGTCGATCTCCTCGTCCATGATGTCCGTGAACCGACGACGCTCCCGAATGATGGGCGTCTGAATAAGAAACAGACGCGATTACACTTGCACGCCAGCTCGAAGCTGTAGATCGTGGAGCTCCTAATTACCCTCCAGTCGAAGTTCTCGTCGGTGATCGTGCGAGAGAATCCTGGGCTACGATTGCACGCGACCTTCATGTACTCGCGCAAACGCACGGGGAAACCGGTGTCGCGAAGTTGAAGGAGATAGGTGTCCGGCCCATTCTGGTAACTATAAAACCACGTTTATACATCCCTGCTTCGTTAGCTAAATAGCAAAGAATATAATACAGGGTTGGTCTACGCTTATCACTCACTGGCTCTCGCTCTTAATAATCCCAATCTCCGTATCAATTGGATCCCTCGTAGGTGTCTGAGTGTCCCAGGGTTTGGCCAGGGGTTTCTTCGTTGGACTGTACGTCCTATCGTCGCTGGGCTCGGGCGTATACTTCTGGCCGGGTGGATAGACCATTTTGGATGGATGCTCGAAGGCCGTGTTCAGCTTGCGTCTGCGGAACCAGGTGCGGCAGGAGGCGTTGTTGTACCAGTCGCTGAAACACATTTTCACATTCACGATAAGCAGCGCGAACAAACCTGCGCGCTGTTCGCCAGAGTACATACCGATACAGTTTATAGTAGTTCTTTAAGTTCTCGGACGGGATCTTGTAGAAGTCCGTGGGCGATCTGTCGACGTACGCTAGCCAAGGATGAGCTAGGGCAGCCTTCACGTCGATCCTCCTCTCGGCATTGTACATGAGCAAGGATCGAATGAAGTCTTTCGCGTCCTCTGAGATGTTGGTCCAGCGGTCGTCGAACTCCCACTTCCCTTCCCTGATCCTCATCAGCGTCTCTTTGTCGTTGAAGCCTCTGAAGGGCGAGATTCCAGAGAGCAGGATGAACGTGATGATACCCACGGACCACATGTCCGTGCTGAACGTCACTCCCTCGTTGTTGGTCACTTCCGGCGCCACGTACTCGGGCATCCCGTAAGCCAGGATCATCAGCCTCGCGTGCGAGATCCTCCTGGAGAGGCCGAAGTCGCAGATCTTCAGGTCGTCGCCTCCCGTGTGCGAGATCAACAGGTCGCCCAGCTGCAAGAAACGTTATGTAAATGGAGACTCCAAGACTGAACTCTTCCATCCCATTCTTCTGGTTTCATAGCAAGAGCTCCCCAATTCACGGGGCCGGCGTGAATTTTGGCGGGGCCGGGTTCGAAAATGCGCGGTCAAGAAAGAACGCATTTATATACACTTCTAAattctataataataaatatctatgcgtagggccccgcaaaatttacgacgATTCAACTCTATTAGTCACGTAGCGCAATGCATTGTCACCCtcttattaaaaaaatacactCCGCGTTATAATTAAAGGAACGCtataattttctgaaaattttgatcattttcaaatggctgtatctctgaaaaaaatggtcgcaatacatattttaaaaaagtattttaacgcttgaagtttctagatTTTCAACcagattcaattttttttgttcatctattacgatactgttttatcaagacgAAGCGCAGGAaataaagtttcagaaatttttgcctagtttgaacgtagtttgaaaaacatatttatCCAAACTCCGCGCATTGATAAAAACTGTACTTCGATAACTGGCATTAGCACCACTCAAAgcgataaaaatgtttttcttaaattgttgaaatcttttctttttactaaaatGACATTCAACTAATAAGAAAGTGTAACAATCGTTTAAAAGCCGCAAGAATAAAAAAGGGGTTTGAAGAGAAACATAACGTAAATCAGGtgatctttcaatttttcagaccATATCGCAAAAAACCTGGACTCTTAAATGATTCCACGATTTTCCTTGAAGTGGCgtcatattttctaaaaaaatggtaaatatgcaatttttgggataattttaaaatggagttaatacgtttaaaaaaaatctcattaaattggcaactaagagaaactttcttagctttccaaaacactcatgaaaaattGTCAACGATCATGAGTttgcaagttataggtgttcaaagtgaaaagtaccttttctgCTTTGATCAGGAATATCTCGCTCAATAAGAGTCATACAACAAAACCcccaaaaacgaaattaaatataaacGTTTGCTCTCTAAGAGATCTTCATTGAATTCaccggaatttttttttggaatttctgaaacttcgtttcctgcgcttcatcttgataaaacagcaTCATAATGAACGAAAAAGAAGTTTGAGTCTCTggttcaaaaactagaaacttcaagcatcgatactttttttaaatatattttgcgaccatttttcgcagagatacagccatttgaaaGTGACCAAACTTTccgggaaattatagtgttcctttaattttgacgcCAAGTGTATAATGAAACGAAACTGAACCGTTAGTCCAAGATGAGCGAAGTGATTATCGTGCATGTACTCCAGTCCCCACAGCAGCTGTCGAATGTAGCCGGAGATTTCTACTTCGGTGTAGAACGCCTGCTTGGTCAGAGTGTCCACCAGCTCGCCACCAGCGGCTCTGTCGTTTGGTTAAGAAACATTTACCCGTCGTGACAGTCCTATTCCACAGATTGCAAGAGCTGTGGAGGCTTCGGTAGCCTCGCCGCGGATCGGAAGGATAAAGAGAAGAATGATAACGTTTCTGTTAAAGGATACAGTTCCATGATCAGCGTGACAGATCGGTCAGTCTCGTACGCGTCGTGCAGGCGAAGCAGCTTTCTGTGGTTCAAATGATTCATGATCTCCATCTCGTTGTACATGTACGGCCTGAGCTCTCCTCTTCCATGCATGACCTTGGCCGCGTAGTTCCTTCCGGAGCACCTCTCCACGGCGTGATAGGTGACGCCTTGAGT
This region of Andrena cerasifolii isolate SP2316 chromosome 4, iyAndCera1_principal, whole genome shotgun sequence genomic DNA includes:
- the LOC143368013 gene encoding NEDD8-conjugating enzyme UBE2F, with protein sequence MITLRGKLKKEADIAISKSRDYNKRISVRDKLLIKEVQEMEQTLPTTCQITFNDPHRLHEFTLLIVPEEGYWTGGKFYFQIYIPDDYNMAPPKVNCLTKLWHPNISEDGDVCLSLLRQNSIDGMGWAPTRKLKDVVWGLNSLFTDLLNFDDPLNRDAADLFIKNEESFRRKVKDYVMQFAKR